In the Candidatus Saccharibacteria bacterium oral taxon 488 genome, one interval contains:
- the gatC gene encoding Asp-tRNA(Asn)/Glu-tRNA(Gln) amidotransferase subunit GatC yields MTTISTSDIQHLASLSSLALADDEVDGLRQDLENIIGYIKQLGELDTAGIEPTYQVTGLENVWREDEVQPGIPAEKLLEMAPEKQNNQVKVPQVL; encoded by the coding sequence ATGACAACTATTTCTACCAGTGATATTCAGCACTTGGCGAGTTTGAGTAGTCTGGCTTTGGCCGATGATGAAGTTGATGGACTGCGCCAGGATTTGGAAAATATAATTGGCTACATTAAGCAGCTAGGTGAGCTTGATACAGCGGGCATAGAGCCGACTTATCAAGTGACGGGACTAGAGAATGTCTGGCGCGAAGATGAGGTTCAGCCGGGTATTCCTGCAGAAAAGCTGCTTGAGATGGCGCCTGAGAAACAGAATAATCAAGTGAAAGTGCCGCAGGTATTGTAA
- the uvrB gene encoding excinuclease ABC subunit UvrB, translating into MSAFNLVSNYQPTGDQPTAIAQLVDGLKRGEREQTLLGVTGSGKTFTMANIIARANVPTLVLAHNKTLAAQLFSEFKEFFPDNEVHYFVSYFDYYQPEAYIASSDTYIEKDSKINDEIDRLRHAATSALLTRRDVIIVASVSCIYGIGSPETYADMAIQLTVGERRVQDKFIRLLTDIQYKRNDVDFARGTFRVRGDVVDIFPAGQDTAVRVEFFGDEVERLTRIDPLTGEILDQPKQLTIFPSSHYSTPRERIEKAITGIEKEFDERLKWFESHDKLLEAQRLSQRTKYDLEMLKETGFVKGIENYSRYLTDREPGEQPATLIDYFPDDWLLLVDESHMTLPQVRGMYNGDRARKEVLVEHGFRLPSALDNRPLRFDEFDQHIHQAIYVSATPGDYEIAHSPKPAEQLIRPTGLLDPPIEVRPTEGQVDDLMEEIRQTIANGHRVLVTTLTKRMAEDLSAYLTDNGVKTAYLHSEIDTLERGDILKDLRLGTYDVLVGINLLREGLDLPEVSLVAIMDADKEGFLRSEQALIQTIGRAARHVDGRVLMYGDNVTDSMRRAIDETNRRRAIQQQYNEEHGITPQTIQKKIDDGLRSIIPQKESDKKPKLDLKKIPKDEYPTLIKELTGQMELYSANLEFEKAAELRDLIAEIRQTM; encoded by the coding sequence ATGAGCGCCTTTAATCTCGTCTCCAACTATCAGCCGACCGGTGACCAGCCGACGGCGATTGCTCAGTTGGTGGATGGTTTGAAGCGGGGCGAGCGTGAGCAAACCCTACTAGGCGTGACGGGTTCGGGTAAGACCTTTACTATGGCAAATATTATTGCTCGAGCCAATGTGCCGACGTTGGTGCTGGCGCACAACAAGACGTTGGCAGCGCAGCTATTTTCTGAGTTTAAGGAGTTTTTTCCGGATAATGAGGTACATTACTTCGTCAGCTATTTTGATTATTATCAGCCAGAAGCCTACATTGCCAGTAGCGACACCTACATTGAGAAAGACTCAAAAATTAATGATGAAATCGATCGGCTGCGGCATGCGGCGACCTCGGCGCTGCTGACGCGGCGCGACGTTATTATCGTGGCCAGCGTGTCTTGTATTTACGGCATCGGTTCGCCGGAAACGTATGCTGATATGGCGATTCAATTGACGGTTGGTGAGCGGCGGGTTCAGGACAAGTTTATTCGCTTGCTAACTGATATTCAATATAAGCGCAACGACGTTGATTTTGCGCGCGGGACTTTCAGGGTGCGCGGCGATGTAGTGGATATTTTCCCAGCTGGGCAGGACACGGCGGTGCGAGTGGAGTTTTTTGGCGATGAGGTCGAGAGACTTACGCGAATTGATCCGCTGACTGGCGAGATTTTGGATCAGCCAAAGCAACTGACGATTTTCCCGTCTAGTCACTATTCGACGCCGCGTGAACGAATTGAAAAAGCCATCACTGGTATTGAAAAAGAGTTTGATGAGCGGCTGAAATGGTTTGAATCGCACGATAAGTTACTCGAGGCACAGCGTCTCAGCCAGCGCACCAAATATGATCTAGAGATGCTCAAAGAAACTGGCTTTGTCAAAGGTATTGAGAATTATTCGCGCTATTTGACAGACCGCGAGCCGGGCGAGCAGCCAGCGACCTTGATTGATTATTTTCCCGACGATTGGCTGCTGCTGGTCGACGAGTCGCACATGACCTTGCCGCAAGTTCGCGGTATGTATAACGGCGACCGAGCGCGCAAGGAAGTGTTGGTGGAGCATGGTTTTCGTTTGCCGAGTGCGCTGGATAACCGCCCGCTGAGGTTTGATGAATTTGATCAGCACATTCATCAGGCGATTTATGTGTCGGCTACACCGGGTGACTATGAAATTGCTCATTCGCCAAAGCCGGCCGAGCAGTTGATTCGGCCGACGGGGCTGCTTGATCCGCCGATTGAGGTGCGGCCAACTGAGGGGCAGGTTGATGATTTGATGGAGGAGATTCGCCAGACCATCGCCAACGGCCACCGCGTGCTGGTAACCACCTTGACCAAGCGCATGGCTGAGGATTTGAGCGCCTACTTGACCGACAATGGTGTGAAAACAGCGTATCTACACAGTGAAATTGACACATTGGAGCGCGGCGATATTCTGAAGGATTTGCGGCTGGGGACGTACGACGTCTTGGTTGGTATTAATTTACTGCGTGAGGGGTTGGACCTGCCGGAAGTTAGCCTGGTGGCGATTATGGATGCTGATAAAGAAGGCTTCCTGCGCTCTGAACAGGCGCTGATTCAGACGATTGGCCGGGCGGCGCGGCATGTCGATGGACGAGTGTTGATGTATGGTGATAATGTAACTGACAGTATGCGGCGAGCGATTGACGAGACGAATCGTCGGCGTGCAATTCAGCAGCAATATAATGAAGAGCACGGCATCACGCCGCAAACCATCCAGAAGAAGATTGACGATGGCCTGCGCTCTATCATCCCACAAAAAGAATCAGACAAAAAGCCAAAACTTGATTTGAAGAAGATTCCAAAGGACGAATATCCAACGCTGATCAAGGAGTTGACTGGTCAAATGGAGCTCTATAGCGCCAACCTGGAGTTTGAAAAAGCCGCGGAGCTGCGTGATTTGATTGCAGAAATTCGCCAGACCATGTAG
- a CDS encoding TIGR00730 family Rossman fold protein encodes MTPQNTCIPRDVQLQAAMFRLGKMEDEIQSGYEILRKYQKTVTIFGSARTDPNSAYYHAAKETAERLAKLGYAIVSGGGHGIMGAANEGANKAVQEGARAAGGESIAFNIRLPHEQEVNKYATEVFEFQHFAPRKIVMTMFADAYIYFPGGFGTLDELAEILTLIQTEKANRAPVILFDTAFWSDLDAFFRNHMLAEGAIVEKDLDIYTITDSVDEIIELVQANKTYC; translated from the coding sequence ATGACTCCACAAAATACATGTATTCCGCGCGATGTGCAGCTGCAGGCTGCGATGTTCCGCCTCGGTAAGATGGAAGATGAAATCCAGAGCGGCTACGAAATTCTCCGGAAATATCAGAAAACAGTAACTATCTTTGGTTCGGCGCGCACCGACCCGAATAGCGCCTATTACCACGCCGCGAAAGAAACGGCTGAACGGCTAGCCAAACTCGGCTATGCTATTGTTTCTGGTGGTGGACACGGCATCATGGGCGCCGCCAACGAAGGCGCTAATAAGGCCGTCCAAGAGGGAGCGCGAGCTGCTGGCGGCGAGTCGATCGCGTTCAATATCCGCCTGCCGCATGAACAGGAGGTCAATAAGTATGCTACCGAGGTGTTTGAGTTTCAGCACTTTGCCCCGCGAAAGATTGTCATGACTATGTTTGCCGACGCGTATATCTACTTCCCGGGCGGCTTTGGTACACTGGATGAACTAGCAGAAATATTGACACTAATCCAGACTGAGAAAGCCAACCGCGCACCGGTGATCCTATTTGACACAGCATTCTGGAGTGATTTGGACGCCTTTTTCCGTAATCATATGCTGGCCGAGGGAGCTATCGTCGAGAAAGACCTGGATATTTACACCATCACCGACAGCGTCGATGAGATCATTGAGCTGGTACAAGCAAATAAGACCTATTGCTGA
- a CDS encoding sugar kinase has translation MAKIITVGAGVQDVFLSQSDALTPVCESPEHCFAKLELGAKADVNQIHFSTGGGATNAAVTFARQGHEVMFMGVVGRDPAGQAVLDDLDAENVDTRYVRFSQKYNTGYSVLLLAPNGERTILTYRGASTHYHAADFTVAGVEADWLYVSTLAGQMTVLDKVFREARAAGMKICFNPGKRELAQREKLMGLLDDVEVLALNKEEMQQLVPGDDLEQLVRRAKELVPVVLLTDGVNGSMASDGVTIVRAAMYEDVPAIDRTGAGDAFASGFLSQWAHGAQLKDAVVFASANSSSVVNHIGAKTGILYQGARLHAMPLSEKEF, from the coding sequence GTGGCAAAAATTATTACTGTCGGTGCAGGCGTACAAGATGTTTTTTTAAGTCAGTCAGATGCACTAACACCCGTGTGCGAAAGTCCAGAACATTGTTTTGCCAAGTTGGAACTCGGCGCCAAGGCTGATGTAAATCAAATCCACTTCTCGACGGGCGGCGGTGCGACGAATGCTGCGGTGACCTTTGCCAGACAAGGTCATGAAGTTATGTTTATGGGAGTTGTTGGCCGCGATCCGGCTGGTCAAGCGGTGTTGGACGATCTGGACGCCGAGAATGTTGATACGCGATATGTTCGATTTTCCCAAAAATACAATACGGGCTACTCGGTGCTATTGTTGGCGCCAAACGGTGAACGGACAATTTTGACGTATCGCGGCGCATCAACGCATTATCACGCGGCTGATTTTACCGTGGCAGGTGTCGAGGCTGACTGGCTGTATGTATCAACACTGGCAGGTCAGATGACGGTCTTGGATAAGGTATTTCGTGAGGCGCGAGCAGCTGGTATGAAAATTTGCTTTAATCCAGGCAAGCGAGAGCTAGCACAGCGCGAGAAGTTAATGGGACTGCTGGATGATGTGGAGGTATTGGCACTGAACAAAGAAGAGATGCAACAGTTAGTGCCGGGTGATGATCTGGAACAGCTGGTGCGGCGAGCAAAAGAGCTCGTGCCGGTGGTGTTGCTGACAGACGGCGTGAATGGCTCGATGGCGTCTGATGGTGTAACGATTGTCAGAGCAGCGATGTACGAGGATGTGCCAGCAATTGATCGGACTGGCGCAGGTGATGCATTTGCCAGTGGCTTTTTGAGTCAGTGGGCTCATGGCGCCCAGCTGAAGGACGCAGTAGTATTTGCCAGCGCAAATTCAAGCTCGGTCGTCAATCATATTGGTGCTAAAACCGGTATCTTATATCAAGGTGCGCGACTACATGCCATGCCACTAAGCGAAAAGGAGTTTTAA
- a CDS encoding class II fructose-bisphosphate aldolase, whose translation MGLTISDIRRNTTHARHLMQRTRAQHFAVGAFNIDNQETLIAVARAAQKLQSPVLVEVSDAEVKAMGLENVRDLVDNYKAEYGIEMYLNLDHGPTVEGCKRAIDAGYEFVHIDISQANHDASDEEIIAKTREVVEYAKFTGALVEAEPHYFWGSSNVHTEAIDYEEIKKTFSTPEGARDFVEATGIDTFAAAIGNLHGLYPVPKVLDLELLARIREALHCQISLHGGSGTPLHYFKDAAKIGVSKININSDMRYAFRTTLEKTLRENPNEYAIVKLMPPVYAAVQEVVETKIQAFGSAGKAVV comes from the coding sequence ATGGGACTGACAATTTCTGACATTCGGCGCAATACCACGCATGCACGCCATTTGATGCAGCGGACACGGGCGCAACATTTTGCGGTCGGGGCGTTTAATATTGATAATCAAGAAACGCTGATCGCGGTGGCGCGGGCGGCGCAGAAGCTCCAGTCGCCAGTGCTGGTGGAAGTATCAGACGCCGAGGTGAAGGCCATGGGTCTGGAGAATGTGCGCGATTTGGTGGATAATTATAAGGCTGAATACGGCATTGAGATGTATTTGAACTTGGATCACGGGCCGACAGTGGAGGGCTGCAAGCGGGCGATTGACGCGGGTTATGAGTTTGTGCATATCGATATTTCCCAGGCAAATCACGATGCCTCGGATGAGGAAATCATCGCCAAAACCCGCGAAGTTGTCGAGTACGCCAAGTTCACCGGCGCGTTGGTGGAAGCCGAGCCGCATTATTTTTGGGGTTCATCAAACGTCCATACCGAGGCGATTGACTATGAAGAAATTAAGAAAACCTTTTCCACGCCAGAGGGCGCGCGTGATTTCGTAGAGGCGACGGGAATTGACACGTTTGCGGCGGCGATTGGTAATTTGCACGGGTTGTATCCGGTGCCGAAAGTGCTGGATTTGGAATTATTAGCGCGTATCCGCGAGGCGCTGCACTGCCAGATTTCGCTCCATGGCGGATCAGGCACGCCGCTGCATTATTTTAAGGATGCGGCGAAAATTGGCGTTTCTAAGATTAATATTAATTCCGATATGCGTTACGCTTTCCGCACGACGCTGGAAAAAACCTTGCGCGAAAATCCGAACGAATACGCCATTGTCAAGCTGATGCCACCAGTCTATGCGGCCGTACAGGAAGTGGTCGAGACTAAAATTCAGGCCTTTGGTTCAGCCGGAAAGGCAGTGGTGTAG
- the gatA gene encoding Asp-tRNA(Asn)/Glu-tRNA(Gln) amidotransferase subunit GatA, translating to MSRISDFTGKSAVENVKEALRRAREVEKYHALLSLTEERALERAAKVDGGEISGRLAGVPFVVKDNFLAFGAPTTAASKMLENFEAPLQATAVEKLEVEGAICIGKANLDAFAHGGSTENSAFGPTKNAVDKTRVAGGSSGGSAVVTALDVVPFALGTDTGGSIRQPASFNGVVGVKPTYGAVSRYGVVAMASSTDTIGCFATNADDANLVMEIMAGRDDKDMTTLPDFWQNQPGFTKKKIGLVKQCMTDDVDAAVRQKTLDYAEKLKQLGYEIEEVNLDMMQYSLAMYYIIVPAELSSNLARYDGVRYGHRAAEVKTLAELYGRSRNEGFMTENKRRIMIGSFVLSSGFFDAYYMQAQKARTLLINEFKELFAEYDALLMPTAPTPAFKLGENTNDPIKMYLADIMTVPASLAGLPAISVPAGSNDEGLPIGVQLVGNYRSDGSLLKLAAEVEVI from the coding sequence ATGAGTAGGATTAGTGATTTTACCGGGAAAAGCGCAGTCGAAAATGTTAAAGAAGCATTACGACGGGCGCGCGAAGTTGAAAAATATCATGCACTGCTGAGTTTGACAGAAGAGCGGGCGCTGGAGCGAGCCGCCAAGGTTGATGGGGGTGAAATTTCTGGCAGGCTGGCTGGTGTGCCATTTGTTGTGAAAGATAATTTCTTGGCCTTTGGCGCACCGACAACTGCTGCTTCAAAAATGCTCGAGAATTTTGAGGCGCCGCTCCAGGCAACAGCGGTTGAAAAATTAGAGGTCGAAGGTGCGATTTGCATCGGCAAGGCGAACTTGGACGCCTTTGCTCACGGCGGTTCGACAGAAAACTCAGCCTTTGGTCCAACCAAAAACGCTGTAGATAAAACCCGAGTAGCCGGTGGCTCGTCGGGCGGCTCGGCGGTGGTGACGGCGCTTGACGTGGTGCCATTTGCGCTGGGAACAGACACTGGCGGTTCGATTCGTCAGCCTGCCAGCTTTAACGGCGTGGTCGGTGTCAAGCCAACCTACGGCGCAGTCAGCCGTTACGGCGTGGTAGCCATGGCATCAAGCACGGACACCATTGGTTGTTTCGCCACGAACGCTGATGATGCTAATCTGGTGATGGAAATCATGGCGGGCCGCGACGACAAGGATATGACGACACTGCCGGACTTTTGGCAGAACCAGCCAGGCTTTACCAAGAAAAAGATTGGTTTGGTTAAGCAATGTATGACTGACGATGTGGACGCGGCAGTTCGCCAAAAAACCCTCGACTATGCTGAAAAATTGAAGCAGCTGGGCTATGAAATTGAAGAAGTGAATCTGGACATGATGCAATATTCGCTGGCGATGTACTATATTATTGTGCCGGCAGAATTATCATCAAATCTGGCGCGCTATGATGGCGTGCGTTATGGTCACCGGGCAGCTGAGGTAAAAACGCTGGCGGAATTGTACGGCCGCAGCCGTAACGAAGGTTTCATGACGGAGAATAAGCGGCGGATTATGATCGGTAGCTTTGTATTGTCGAGCGGCTTTTTTGACGCCTATTATATGCAGGCGCAGAAAGCACGTACGCTGCTTATTAACGAGTTTAAGGAATTGTTTGCTGAGTACGACGCGCTATTAATGCCGACAGCACCAACGCCAGCGTTCAAACTTGGTGAAAATACCAATGATCCGATCAAAATGTACCTAGCGGATATTATGACCGTACCAGCCAGCCTGGCCGGACTGCCAGCAATTTCCGTGCCGGCTGGAAGTAACGACGAGGGCTTACCGATCGGCGTGCAGCTAGTTGGTAATTACCGTTCGGATGGAAGCCTGCTGAAACTGGCGGCGGAAGTGGAGGTCATCTGA
- a CDS encoding NUDIX hydrolase has translation MKTFTRIQPTTTQTVGEAFKRSAVIKRYQAEDGEQHEFTTFFSEELVSVLVVAVTTDSKIAMTYQFRAGPEKWLYDFPGGDGEPGESVETVARRELVEETGCTPGHFEYIGECYEGPYINIKIAVYLATDCVYNEDAIHLDEAESSQGAELRFVSAAELFAIARAGDLCVTGPFALLFDYLDNLRQEELS, from the coding sequence ATGAAAACATTCACGCGTATTCAGCCAACCACCACGCAAACAGTCGGCGAGGCGTTCAAGCGTTCGGCCGTCATCAAGCGGTATCAAGCAGAGGATGGTGAGCAGCATGAGTTTACAACCTTCTTTTCTGAGGAATTAGTGTCAGTGTTGGTGGTGGCAGTGACGACGGATAGCAAGATCGCTATGACCTACCAGTTTCGAGCTGGTCCAGAAAAATGGCTCTATGATTTTCCCGGCGGTGACGGGGAGCCGGGTGAATCAGTAGAGACAGTGGCGCGGCGTGAGCTAGTGGAAGAGACTGGTTGTACACCGGGGCACTTTGAATATATTGGTGAATGCTATGAGGGCCCGTACATTAACATTAAGATTGCAGTGTACTTGGCGACTGATTGCGTGTACAATGAAGATGCAATCCACCTTGATGAAGCTGAAAGCAGCCAAGGCGCTGAATTACGGTTTGTTTCGGCGGCAGAGTTGTTTGCCATTGCTCGGGCGGGTGATTTATGTGTGACAGGGCCATTCGCACTTTTGTTTGATTATTTAGATAACCTACGACAGGAGGAACTATCATGA
- a CDS encoding UTP--glucose-1-phosphate uridylyltransferase has protein sequence MKKPTKAIIAAAGFGTRFLPQTKAMPKEMMPLIDKPIIQYVVEELVEAGIKDIIIIGSANKRAIEDHFDRPNEELLVNLRAGGAKKQPLIDIVNNLSEMANFVYIRQKGPYGNATPLTCAAHLINGDEPVIYTFADDFIAASPSRFRQMITAAQKLDGAVLSCKKIIDDAEFDRYGVVNGEQVADGVIKMTNIVEKPGKANAPSDLASVSSYLLPGEFFSYLEKAKHTFDGHGEFTVQPIMQSMIDDGHSFYGVEITNGTYYDTGDKLEYLKTVIDFGMRDPKLGASLREYLVKQLEENGAN, from the coding sequence ATGAAAAAACCAACCAAAGCTATCATCGCCGCCGCTGGCTTCGGTACGCGGTTCTTGCCGCAGACCAAGGCCATGCCAAAAGAAATGATGCCGCTGATCGACAAGCCGATTATCCAATACGTCGTCGAGGAATTAGTCGAGGCCGGCATCAAAGATATCATTATCATCGGTAGCGCCAACAAACGAGCAATTGAGGATCATTTTGACAGGCCGAACGAGGAGCTGCTAGTCAATCTGCGGGCGGGCGGCGCCAAGAAGCAGCCACTGATTGACATCGTGAATAATTTGTCAGAAATGGCTAACTTTGTCTATATCCGCCAGAAAGGCCCGTACGGCAATGCCACGCCGTTGACCTGCGCCGCACATTTGATCAATGGTGATGAGCCGGTTATTTATACGTTTGCGGATGACTTTATCGCTGCTAGCCCTAGCCGATTTCGCCAGATGATCACTGCGGCGCAAAAATTAGACGGCGCGGTGCTATCGTGCAAGAAGATTATTGATGATGCTGAATTTGATCGCTACGGTGTGGTTAACGGTGAGCAGGTTGCTGACGGCGTGATCAAGATGACAAACATCGTTGAAAAGCCAGGTAAGGCCAATGCTCCGTCCGATCTTGCAAGCGTCAGTAGCTATTTGCTGCCGGGCGAGTTCTTTAGCTATCTCGAAAAAGCCAAACATACGTTTGATGGTCACGGCGAATTTACAGTGCAGCCGATTATGCAGAGTATGATTGATGACGGCCATAGTTTTTATGGCGTGGAAATTACCAATGGCACGTACTATGACACTGGCGACAAGCTAGAGTATCTCAAGACAGTGATCGATTTTGGCATGCGTGATCCGAAGCTTGGTGCGAGCCTTCGTGAATATCTAGTCAAGCAGCTTGAGGAAAATGGCGCCAACTAA
- a CDS encoding transketolase family protein: MSMLRDDWRAGNTASMRLGFGRGLVHTAMNNSQIVALSADLADSVGFGEFAERIGAPRFIEVGVAEQNLVTVASGLAAMGNIPFAASYAAFSPGRNWEQIRTTICLNSQLVKLVGSHAGLNVGADGATHQMLEDIALMRSLPNMVVLAPGDAYEAEMMAAVMAADPRPNYVRLPRADMLLFLDGEVAIGRASVLRQGKDVALLGTGTMTYQLLMAAEQLAYSGVQAEVVHFNTIKPLDEAAVVAAAQKCGRVVTAEEGQIAGGFGSAVAEVLGDKLPVKIKRIGVRDQFGESGTVAELWQKHGLDVETIVRHVKDNLSFI, translated from the coding sequence ATGAGCATGCTGCGGGATGATTGGCGCGCGGGAAATACCGCGTCGATGCGGCTCGGTTTTGGCCGTGGACTAGTTCACACAGCAATGAACAATAGTCAAATTGTGGCGCTAAGCGCTGACCTGGCAGACAGCGTCGGCTTTGGCGAGTTTGCCGAGCGAATCGGCGCGCCGCGGTTCATTGAGGTTGGTGTGGCAGAGCAAAATCTGGTGACGGTGGCATCAGGGCTAGCAGCCATGGGTAATATTCCGTTTGCAGCCAGTTATGCGGCGTTCAGTCCGGGGCGTAATTGGGAACAAATTCGGACGACAATTTGCCTGAATAGTCAGCTGGTCAAGCTGGTCGGTTCGCACGCCGGGCTGAATGTCGGTGCGGACGGCGCGACGCACCAAATGCTGGAGGACATCGCGCTGATGCGGAGTCTGCCAAACATGGTGGTCTTGGCACCAGGTGATGCCTACGAGGCCGAAATGATGGCAGCAGTGATGGCGGCTGATCCGCGGCCAAATTATGTGCGGTTGCCGCGAGCTGACATGCTGCTGTTTTTGGATGGTGAGGTGGCCATAGGCCGAGCGTCCGTACTGCGGCAGGGTAAAGATGTAGCGTTACTAGGTACTGGCACGATGACCTATCAGCTGCTCATGGCGGCAGAACAATTGGCGTACTCCGGCGTTCAGGCAGAAGTCGTGCATTTTAACACTATTAAACCGCTGGACGAAGCAGCGGTCGTTGCCGCCGCCCAAAAATGCGGCCGTGTGGTGACAGCAGAAGAAGGGCAAATTGCAGGCGGATTTGGCAGTGCGGTGGCGGAAGTACTCGGCGATAAATTGCCAGTCAAAATAAAGCGTATCGGCGTCCGCGACCAGTTCGGCGAAAGCGGTACGGTAGCTGAATTATGGCAGAAGCATGGACTTGATGTTGAAACAATTGTCCGGCACGTAAAAGATAACCTGTCATTTATTTAG
- the gatB gene encoding Asp-tRNA(Asn)/Glu-tRNA(Gln) amidotransferase subunit GatB yields MMSVYDEYEMTIGIECHVQLATKTKLFSPADNDARDAEPNEKTHEIDFGLPGMLPVLNKHAVELAVRAGKALNAPIARVSRFDRKHYFYPDLPKGYQTSQMYQPIILAGYVDAPLEDGSLKRVRIHHAHMEEDAGKLTHHDGYSLVDLNRAGTPLIEIVSEPDMHSAEEARAYASELHKLMVYAGVTHGDLYHGNMRFDVNISVTKKGATELGKRAEVKNLNSFRSVERAAEYEFKRQVDLLERGEPVVQETRGWSDDQQITTSQRSKEDAQDYRYMPDPDIPPIVLTDEEIAGMQEYMPLMPGECRERWADLGLDHSVITTILGHQPLAILLDAIKTLTVHNEQAVLDELGVDKIKYQRLVKRIFNWFASTPEELIDMDLIGEGYVGPRRLTELSLLVEDNEVSSTGGKEIFLSLFDRQYLRQGPREIAQIKNLLQVSDEGVIAAIVDEVLNDPASAASIADIRSGKDKAIGYLVGQVMKRSKGQANPSLAQKLIRERL; encoded by the coding sequence ATGATGAGTGTATATGATGAGTACGAAATGACCATTGGCATTGAGTGCCACGTCCAGCTGGCGACCAAAACCAAGCTGTTTAGTCCGGCTGATAACGACGCTCGCGACGCTGAGCCAAACGAAAAAACGCACGAGATTGATTTTGGCTTGCCTGGCATGCTGCCAGTGCTGAATAAGCACGCCGTCGAGTTGGCGGTGCGTGCTGGTAAGGCGTTGAATGCGCCGATTGCCCGCGTTAGCCGGTTTGATCGCAAGCATTATTTCTATCCTGACCTGCCAAAGGGCTACCAGACATCGCAAATGTACCAACCGATCATTTTGGCTGGCTATGTCGACGCGCCGCTGGAAGACGGCTCGCTCAAACGGGTGCGGATTCATCACGCGCACATGGAAGAGGATGCTGGCAAGTTGACGCACCACGACGGGTACTCGTTGGTCGACCTCAACCGCGCTGGTACGCCGCTGATCGAAATTGTTTCTGAGCCGGACATGCATTCTGCCGAGGAGGCGAGGGCATACGCTTCGGAGCTGCACAAATTGATGGTGTATGCTGGCGTCACGCACGGCGATTTATACCACGGCAACATGCGTTTTGACGTCAATATTTCAGTGACCAAGAAAGGCGCGACCGAGCTCGGTAAGCGGGCGGAAGTGAAGAATCTCAATTCATTCCGCAGCGTCGAGCGTGCCGCTGAATACGAGTTCAAACGCCAAGTTGACCTATTGGAGCGCGGCGAACCAGTGGTTCAGGAAACTCGCGGCTGGAGCGATGACCAGCAAATTACTACCTCGCAGCGCTCGAAAGAGGATGCCCAGGATTATCGCTACATGCCTGATCCGGATATCCCGCCGATTGTTTTGACTGACGAGGAAATCGCCGGTATGCAGGAATATATGCCACTGATGCCGGGCGAGTGCCGCGAGCGTTGGGCTGATCTGGGGTTGGATCATTCGGTGATTACGACGATCCTCGGCCATCAGCCGCTCGCGATATTGCTTGACGCTATCAAGACGCTGACGGTGCATAACGAGCAAGCTGTTCTTGATGAGCTGGGAGTTGACAAGATAAAATATCAGCGGCTGGTCAAGCGGATCTTTAACTGGTTTGCTTCGACGCCGGAGGAGTTGATTGATATGGATCTCATCGGAGAGGGCTATGTCGGGCCGCGTCGGTTGACAGAGTTATCACTGCTCGTCGAGGATAACGAGGTCAGTTCAACTGGCGGCAAGGAGATTTTCCTTAGTCTATTCGACCGACAATATCTCAGACAGGGGCCGCGTGAGATTGCTCAAATCAAGAACTTGCTGCAGGTATCTGACGAGGGGGTGATCGCAGCCATCGTTGACGAAGTATTGAATGACCCAGCCTCGGCGGCATCCATCGCTGATATTCGCTCGGGCAAAGACAAAGCTATCGGCTACCTCGTCGGTCAAGTCATGAAGCGCTCTAAGGGCCAGGCCAACCCGAGTCTCGCCCAGAAACTAATCCGAGAGCGACTGTAA